One genomic window of Leptotrichia shahii includes the following:
- a CDS encoding nitrite/sulfite reductase, whose amino-acid sequence MKLDNFERIKSYEAEREKKELDFIINLTREALTDPEKEKEWNAVRTSFALYTEGRKKGTFMIRPRFFESKIEIEDFEYLLDTVQKYSDKRLHLTTRQDFQLHGIERENLPELLEVISKRGFFTKATCGDSTRAVITPETTGFEEEVFDVSPYAKIVTDYILDGRTFMHLPRKYKIAFSNKEENSLYVKINDIGFQAVIQDGKKGFRVYVGGGLGPISTNAIILREFIEEDEILYYIHAMRNVFNDHGNRKIRARARLRYVLLNLGEEKFLELCNEYISNFYAEKGDSLKIYTRKLLDEREILDKEKKIERIKIFSSEENTDESIKNDEFLKNEKNIVAGKYKGEYGYYLRPARGNIYKEDGEKLINFVKGLNYKVELKLTSFQSILVKGLKKEDVLKLKEIMEEYYGGNEFFNSYSCIGSTTCNVGILDTPPILDYIFKYFENPEKIELTNYLPQIKIAGCPNSCATPQIARLGFSGRRKKDGEYFAIFARGEFTGKTVKLNEIIGEIKAAKIPYFLEDIANIIKVENIEFERLVNEDRFIELIEKYKEFELETIDFNDFRNADAKRAW is encoded by the coding sequence ATGAAACTGGATAACTTTGAGAGAATTAAGAGTTATGAAGCGGAAAGAGAAAAAAAAGAGTTGGATTTTATTATAAATTTGACAAGGGAAGCACTAACTGATCCTGAAAAGGAAAAGGAATGGAATGCTGTCAGAACTTCATTTGCACTTTATACCGAAGGAAGAAAAAAAGGGACATTTATGATAAGACCTCGTTTTTTTGAAAGTAAAATTGAGATTGAAGATTTTGAGTATTTGCTAGATACTGTGCAAAAATATTCGGATAAAAGGCTTCATCTTACAACCAGACAGGATTTTCAGCTGCACGGAATAGAAAGGGAAAATTTGCCAGAACTGCTGGAAGTTATCTCAAAGAGAGGATTTTTTACAAAGGCAACTTGCGGAGATTCTACAAGGGCAGTAATTACTCCTGAAACAACTGGATTTGAAGAAGAAGTTTTTGATGTTTCACCTTATGCAAAAATTGTGACAGATTATATTTTAGATGGACGTACATTTATGCATCTGCCAAGAAAATACAAAATTGCTTTTTCTAACAAAGAGGAAAATTCACTTTATGTAAAAATAAACGATATCGGGTTTCAAGCGGTGATTCAAGATGGAAAAAAAGGTTTTAGAGTGTATGTTGGAGGCGGATTGGGACCAATTTCAACTAATGCTATTATCTTGAGGGAATTTATCGAAGAAGATGAAATTTTGTATTATATACATGCAATGAGGAATGTGTTTAATGATCATGGAAACCGTAAAATTCGTGCTAGGGCAAGACTTCGTTATGTTTTACTGAATTTGGGAGAAGAAAAATTTTTGGAATTATGCAATGAATACATTTCTAATTTTTATGCTGAAAAAGGAGACAGTCTTAAAATTTATACAAGAAAATTGCTTGATGAAAGAGAAATCTTAGATAAAGAAAAAAAAATAGAAAGAATAAAAATATTTTCTAGCGAAGAAAATACCGATGAAAGCATTAAAAACGATGAATTTTTGAAAAATGAAAAAAATATCGTGGCAGGAAAGTATAAGGGAGAATATGGATATTATTTAAGACCTGCAAGAGGAAATATTTATAAGGAAGATGGAGAAAAATTAATTAATTTTGTAAAAGGTTTAAATTATAAAGTTGAATTGAAACTTACAAGTTTTCAAAGTATTTTGGTAAAAGGATTAAAAAAAGAAGATGTTTTAAAATTAAAAGAAATTATGGAAGAGTATTATGGCGGAAATGAATTTTTCAACTCATATTCTTGCATTGGAAGTACAACTTGTAATGTTGGTATTTTAGATACTCCGCCAATATTGGATTATATTTTTAAATATTTTGAAAATCCAGAAAAAATAGAACTTACAAATTACTTGCCACAAATAAAAATTGCTGGATGTCCAAATTCCTGTGCGACACCGCAGATAGCAAGACTTGGATTTAGTGGAAGACGTAAAAAAGATGGAGAATATTTTGCAATTTTTGCAAGAGGAGAATTTACAGGTAAAACTGTTAAATTAAATGAAATTATTGGAGAGATAAAAGCTGCTAAAATACCATATTTTCTTGAAGATATTGCAAATATTATAAAAGTGGAAAATATTGAATTTGAGCGACTTGTGAATGAAGATAGATTTATTGAGCTTATTGAGAAATATAAGGAATTTGAGCTTGAAACAATTGATTTTAATGATTT
- the dapD gene encoding 2,3,4,5-tetrahydropyridine-2,6-dicarboxylate N-acetyltransferase produces the protein MTELEKSKAIIQYIADAKKTTPVELYTDEEIKNAYSCKIIGKEGLKVVFGNWEEIDKIIKKNNLTNYYLKNDRRNSGVPMLDIKNINARIEPGVFIRDKVSIGDRAVIMMGAVINIGAEIGEGTMIDMNVVLGGRAKVGKNCHIGAGAVLAGVIEPPSADPVVIEDDVVVGANAVVLEGVRVGKGSVVAAGAIVTENVPEGVVVAGTPARIIKGVDAKTASKTELVDALRNI, from the coding sequence ATGACAGAATTAGAAAAATCAAAAGCAATTATTCAATATATTGCTGATGCAAAAAAAACTACACCTGTAGAACTTTATACAGATGAAGAGATAAAAAATGCTTATTCTTGTAAAATCATTGGAAAAGAAGGGCTAAAGGTAGTTTTTGGGAATTGGGAAGAAATTGACAAAATTATTAAAAAAAATAATCTTACTAATTATTATCTAAAAAATGACAGAAGAAATTCTGGTGTTCCTATGCTTGACATTAAAAACATTAATGCAAGAATTGAGCCAGGAGTATTTATCCGTGATAAAGTAAGTATCGGAGACAGAGCAGTTATTATGATGGGAGCTGTTATAAATATCGGTGCTGAAATCGGTGAAGGAACAATGATTGATATGAACGTTGTTCTTGGTGGACGTGCAAAAGTTGGGAAAAATTGCCATATAGGTGCAGGAGCAGTGCTTGCAGGAGTTATTGAGCCGCCTTCAGCTGATCCAGTAGTTATTGAGGATGATGTAGTTGTAGGAGCAAATGCAGTCGTGCTGGAAGGTGTAAGAGTTGGAAAAGGATCTGTCGTTGCAGCAGGAGCAATCGTAACTGAAAATGTACCCGAAGGCGTAGTTGTAGCTGGAACGCCTGCAAGAATTATAAAGGGTGTAGACGCAAAAACTGCATCAAAAACAGAACTAGTTGACGCTTTAAGAAATATCTAA
- a CDS encoding tetratricopeptide repeat protein → MKKLLLIGAILVTGAISFADGKTDYEKAVKLAGENKITDAVKVLEGVAKGTDASYAQKANLELGAYYLKDNKIAQAKPYLQAAWGNGSSTTPEAVEAARLLYLVGIQQKNKADAEKYIIWTDEKSGGNNADVVSSLIIFYFDNNEQSKGTARYNKAVQSANKDFVAEVNYNIGQYYLTKNNTAQAKSYLQKAYTGASDRVNGAGILLAELAMNEKNPAQAEKYLLEMNTAAKGKNAQILEILGTYYLQQNNPAKAEEFLTKTIAVEPKNSAAKILLLGIYEVQNNTAKVNSIYSQLKSASPKVTNRQIGTYFGSVGAGSLAEKYLKKAITEDKDNNAKVVLGQVYAGQGKKDEAIKILQEAVNNKVNGAAEVLKQVQAMK, encoded by the coding sequence ATGAAAAAATTATTACTAATAGGAGCCATTTTGGTCACAGGAGCCATCTCATTCGCTGATGGAAAAACAGATTATGAAAAAGCAGTAAAATTAGCTGGAGAAAATAAAATAACAGATGCTGTAAAAGTATTAGAAGGCGTTGCAAAAGGAACAGACGCTTCTTATGCACAAAAAGCAAATCTTGAATTAGGAGCCTATTATTTAAAAGATAATAAAATAGCTCAAGCAAAACCTTATTTACAAGCAGCTTGGGGAAATGGATCATCTACAACTCCAGAAGCTGTTGAAGCCGCAAGATTACTTTATCTTGTAGGAATCCAACAAAAAAACAAAGCTGATGCTGAAAAATATATTATCTGGACAGATGAAAAATCTGGAGGAAATAATGCTGACGTAGTATCGAGCTTAATTATTTTCTACTTTGATAATAATGAACAATCAAAAGGAACTGCAAGATACAATAAAGCTGTACAATCTGCAAATAAAGATTTCGTAGCTGAAGTTAATTACAACATTGGGCAATATTACTTAACAAAAAATAATACTGCACAAGCTAAATCTTACTTGCAAAAAGCATATACAGGAGCTTCTGATCGTGTAAACGGAGCAGGAATCTTATTAGCTGAACTTGCAATGAATGAAAAAAATCCAGCACAGGCTGAAAAATATTTATTAGAAATGAATACGGCTGCAAAAGGTAAAAATGCACAAATTCTTGAAATATTAGGAACTTATTATTTACAACAAAATAACCCAGCAAAAGCTGAAGAATTTTTAACAAAAACAATAGCAGTAGAACCTAAAAACTCAGCTGCAAAAATATTACTTTTAGGAATTTACGAAGTACAAAATAATACAGCAAAAGTAAACTCAATTTACAGTCAATTGAAATCAGCTTCACCAAAAGTAACAAACAGACAAATTGGAACTTACTTTGGAAGCGTTGGTGCAGGATCATTAGCTGAAAAATACTTAAAAAAAGCAATAACTGAGGATAAAGATAATAATGCAAAAGTTGTTTTGGGACAAGTTTACGCAGGACAAGGTAAAAAAGATGAAGCAATCAAAATTTTACAAGAAGCTGTAAATAACAAAGTAAATGGAGCAGCAGAAGTTTTAAAACAAGTTCAAGCTATGAAATAG
- a CDS encoding S66 peptidase family protein, with translation MRTIKINKILIISGLIGASLALNAATYRPLKSSEINTRIRNAASPENTKNTTSDEIIIPKGLKPGDTIGLIAPANYTNENSNAEVEYLKSRGFNVVYGQSFYSKWYGFGGTDNVRAKDINDMFANPNINAIFAVRGGYGGIRIVDKINYDVIKKNPKIISGFSDNTTLLLAINEKTGLITFQGPMADNLKNIPPVTENAFNKAFMSNESYNLLDFDDTYSIIKNGRGNGKITGGNLSLVVATLGTDHEINTDGKILFLEETNEASYRIDRMLQQLRLAGKFDKLQGIILGDFKNPKQADPTDMTIDEVFYDNFGKLNIPIIKNFKSGHVRPFIAVPIGAKAKMDTYNRQIIIEKATK, from the coding sequence GTGAGAACAATAAAAATAAATAAAATATTAATAATATCAGGATTAATTGGAGCTAGCCTAGCATTAAATGCTGCAACATACAGACCATTAAAATCTTCAGAAATAAACACAAGAATAAGAAATGCTGCAAGTCCCGAGAATACCAAAAATACTACATCAGATGAAATTATTATTCCAAAAGGCTTAAAACCTGGTGATACAATCGGTTTAATTGCACCTGCAAACTACACCAACGAAAATAGTAATGCAGAAGTGGAATATTTAAAAAGCAGAGGATTTAACGTTGTTTATGGGCAATCATTTTATTCAAAGTGGTACGGATTTGGAGGCACTGACAATGTAAGGGCAAAAGATATAAACGATATGTTTGCAAATCCTAACATCAATGCTATTTTTGCTGTACGTGGAGGTTATGGTGGAATTAGAATTGTCGATAAGATAAATTATGATGTAATCAAAAAAAATCCAAAAATTATTTCGGGATTTAGTGATAATACGACATTACTTTTGGCAATTAATGAAAAAACAGGGCTTATAACATTTCAAGGACCTATGGCAGATAACTTAAAAAATATTCCGCCAGTTACAGAAAATGCTTTTAATAAAGCATTTATGAGCAATGAATCATATAACTTGCTAGACTTTGATGACACGTATTCAATTATAAAAAATGGACGTGGAAACGGAAAAATTACTGGCGGAAATTTATCTTTGGTAGTTGCAACGCTTGGAACAGACCATGAAATTAATACAGATGGAAAAATACTTTTTCTGGAAGAAACAAATGAAGCAAGCTACCGTATAGATAGAATGTTACAACAGCTTAGATTAGCTGGAAAATTTGACAAATTACAAGGAATCATACTTGGTGACTTTAAAAATCCCAAACAAGCTGATCCTACAGATATGACAATAGATGAAGTATTTTATGACAATTTCGGAAAATTAAATATTCCAATCATAAAAAATTTCAAGTCTGGACACGTAAGACCTTTTATAGCCGTTCCAATCGGAGCAAAAGCTAAAATGGATACTTACAACAGACAAATTATTATAGAAAAAGCAACAAAATAA
- a CDS encoding DUF3298 domain-containing protein, translating into MKKLTLFFMALLVFNVSFAKEKIDTTFTFQGYSPTSASIVRVTPKTKVLKKSKISYPVFAGRNSDVIKNMNAIMEKFISNYKSTKHVSYDTSYEVTANNSSFLSVLFTINLMDNDSGQKTVLHNAITYNLKNGKPLQLKELFVDGFNDSLTEAVNLKFKQFGIPQIDKFDAIDKQQNFYMENDALVLIYNKGEASNFADGEVYIPFLFTDLIGILK; encoded by the coding sequence ATGAAAAAATTAACATTGTTTTTTATGGCATTACTAGTATTCAATGTGTCATTTGCAAAAGAAAAAATTGATACGACTTTTACATTTCAAGGATATTCTCCAACATCAGCAAGTATTGTAAGAGTCACTCCAAAAACAAAAGTTTTGAAGAAATCAAAGATTTCTTATCCAGTATTTGCAGGTAGAAATTCCGATGTTATAAAGAATATGAATGCAATTATGGAAAAATTTATTTCTAATTATAAATCTACAAAACATGTATCTTATGATACTTCTTACGAAGTTACAGCTAATAATAGTTCATTTTTAAGTGTTTTGTTTACAATCAATTTAATGGATAATGATTCGGGGCAAAAAACAGTTCTTCATAATGCAATAACATATAATTTAAAAAATGGAAAGCCATTACAGCTTAAAGAATTATTTGTAGATGGATTTAATGATTCATTAACAGAAGCCGTAAACTTGAAATTTAAGCAATTTGGAATTCCACAAATTGATAAATTTGATGCTATTGATAAACAACAAAATTTTTATATGGAAAATGATGCTCTTGTTTTGATTTATAATAAGGGAGAAGCTTCTAATTTTGCTGATGGAGAAGTGTATATTCCATTTTTGTTTACAGACTTAATTGGAATTTTGAAATAA
- a CDS encoding response regulator transcription factor: MRLLVVEDEKKLNELITKKLEKEYYGVDSCFDGEEAVRYVEGTEYDAIILDIMLPKLDGFEVIKRIRAKKNKVPILLLTARDNIDDKVKGLDYGADDYLVKPFIFEELMARIRVLLRRNSGNADNIITIANLKVDLDAKTVFRDDVLIKLSGREYSILEYLIRNKGKILPRERIEDHIWNYEYEGGTNVIDVYIRYLRKKIDDGYTPKLIHTVRGLGYVLRVDNENK, translated from the coding sequence ATGAGATTATTAGTTGTAGAAGACGAAAAGAAATTGAACGAACTTATTACAAAAAAGTTAGAAAAGGAATATTATGGAGTTGATAGCTGTTTCGATGGAGAAGAGGCAGTCAGGTACGTGGAAGGGACTGAATATGATGCAATAATTCTAGATATTATGCTCCCAAAACTTGATGGATTTGAAGTGATTAAAAGAATAAGGGCAAAGAAAAATAAAGTTCCAATACTGCTTTTAACTGCAAGAGATAATATAGATGATAAAGTAAAAGGGCTAGATTACGGAGCAGATGACTATCTTGTAAAACCTTTTATTTTTGAAGAACTTATGGCTCGTATCCGTGTCCTGCTAAGACGTAATTCTGGAAATGCCGACAATATAATTACAATAGCCAATCTTAAGGTCGACCTTGATGCTAAAACAGTTTTTAGAGATGATGTGCTTATAAAGCTATCAGGTAGAGAATATTCGATTTTGGAATATCTAATACGAAATAAAGGAAAAATTTTACCAAGAGAAAGAATAGAGGATCATATATGGAATTATGAATACGAGGGTGGAACCAATGTTATAGATGTTTATATCAGATATTTGAGAAAAAAGATTGATGACGGCTATACCCCAAAACTCATTCACACAGTTCGTGGACTGGGCTATGTCCTGAGGGTTGATAATGAAAATAAATAA
- a CDS encoding sensor histidine kinase has translation MKINKFSIKSKIAFWYIGLMISLAIIFLTTIIYISENLIRANAYKNLKNSVVSAFDEIEVYDGELTIDNDFIIFNNNVHLSVYNDETGFIYGDIPLDFEYDETFSDKNNVRIIRHKNKKWYIFDSKKNFQDYGIVHIRGITPATEVENIIETIVLISLIVLPFFLLFSAISGYFITKKAFKPIEKIREAAEKINEGNDLTQRINIGEGNDEIYTLANTFDTMFDRLQSSFEREAQFTSDVSHELRTPVSIIISECEYGLENLTSIENAKHTIFSVLDETKKMSKLISQLLTLSRMDRGNQKLNFDKINMSEMAHLIADSQLYNADSKNIKIHPEIEEDIFIIGDEMMIMRIFVNLISNAINYGRENGNIWIKLTQDKNFAICKIIDDGVGIEKENIPKIWGRFYQVESSRTTENLGLGLSMVKWIIEAHKGEIYVESEIGKGSSFIFKLKKEVK, from the coding sequence ATGAAAATAAATAAATTTTCCATAAAATCCAAAATAGCTTTCTGGTATATTGGTCTTATGATAAGCCTTGCAATTATATTTCTTACAACAATAATTTATATTAGCGAAAATCTTATACGGGCAAATGCTTACAAAAATTTAAAAAACTCTGTAGTTTCAGCATTTGATGAGATTGAAGTTTATGATGGTGAACTTACGATTGACAATGATTTTATTATTTTTAATAATAATGTTCATCTGTCAGTTTATAACGATGAAACAGGATTTATTTATGGGGATATTCCGCTGGATTTTGAATATGATGAAACTTTTTCTGATAAAAACAATGTGAGAATTATAAGGCATAAAAATAAAAAATGGTATATTTTTGATAGCAAAAAGAATTTTCAAGATTATGGTATTGTTCATATTCGGGGAATCACTCCTGCGACAGAAGTTGAAAATATTATCGAAACAATTGTTTTGATTTCTCTGATTGTATTGCCATTTTTCCTGTTATTTTCAGCAATAAGCGGATATTTTATAACAAAGAAAGCATTTAAACCGATAGAAAAAATAAGGGAAGCAGCGGAAAAAATCAATGAGGGAAACGATTTGACACAAAGAATTAACATTGGAGAAGGAAATGATGAAATTTATACTTTGGCAAATACATTTGATACAATGTTTGACAGACTGCAAAGCTCCTTTGAAAGAGAAGCACAGTTTACATCGGATGTTTCACACGAGTTGCGGACACCTGTCTCAATTATTATTTCCGAATGTGAATACGGTCTTGAAAACCTAACTTCAATAGAAAATGCCAAACATACAATTTTTTCTGTGCTTGATGAAACTAAAAAGATGTCAAAATTAATTTCACAGCTTCTAACTTTATCAAGAATGGACAGAGGGAATCAGAAACTTAATTTTGATAAAATAAATATGAGCGAAATGGCACATCTTATTGCTGACAGTCAGCTATACAATGCAGATAGCAAAAATATAAAAATTCATCCTGAAATAGAGGAAGATATTTTTATTATTGGTGATGAAATGATGATTATGAGAATCTTTGTTAATTTAATTTCAAATGCGATTAACTATGGTCGTGAAAACGGCAATATTTGGATAAAATTAACACAAGATAAAAATTTTGCAATATGTAAAATTATTGATGACGGAGTTGGTATTGAAAAAGAAAATATCCCTAAAATCTGGGGGAGATTTTATCAAGTAGAAAGTTCCAGAACAACTGAAAATCTAGGACTTGGATTATCAATGGTAAAATGGATTATAGAAGCTCACAAAGGAGAAATTTATGTAGAAAGTGAAATTGGAAAAGGAAGTTCGTTTATATTTAAGTTGAAAAAGGAGGTAAAATGA
- a CDS encoding PepSY domain-containing protein has product MKKNFLKKLLILFFITMTGVFANENSVKKTKTVRVLNVDVKISIEQAKQLALNHSKVAKNSAKMTKIRLDKENRKFIYEIEFYTERKKYKYNIDANTGKVLSYSEKERSSASTVIRDDGKIINTNGSDTEIRKTPKYIGMEKAKEIAVSRITGAKKINVTNIQLDNEKGRMIYEGRMVYKNTEYKFDIDATTGEVIKWEVNEN; this is encoded by the coding sequence ATGAAAAAAAATTTCTTAAAAAAATTGCTTATACTATTTTTTATTACAATGACAGGAGTTTTTGCAAATGAAAATTCAGTTAAAAAGACTAAAACAGTAAGAGTTTTAAATGTTGATGTTAAAATTTCGATTGAACAGGCAAAACAACTTGCATTGAATCACTCAAAAGTGGCAAAAAATTCTGCAAAAATGACTAAAATTCGTCTGGATAAAGAAAATAGAAAATTTATTTATGAAATAGAATTTTATACAGAACGGAAAAAATATAAATACAACATTGACGCAAACACAGGAAAAGTCCTGAGTTACAGTGAAAAAGAACGATCATCCGCTTCAACAGTAATCAGAGATGACGGAAAAATTATTAATACAAATGGCAGCGATACAGAAATAAGAAAAACACCAAAATATATCGGAATGGAAAAAGCAAAAGAAATAGCAGTTTCACGAATTACTGGTGCAAAAAAAATAAACGTTACAAATATTCAGCTAGATAATGAAAAAGGAAGAATGATTTACGAAGGAAGAATGGTGTATAAAAATACAGAATATAAGTTTGACATTGATGCTACAACAGGTGAAGTAATAAAATGGGAAGTAAATGAAAATTAG
- a CDS encoding CPBP family intramembrane glutamic endopeptidase, whose protein sequence is MEKNIEKSKIKELGLLILNTACYSAIVITSVIILLAVLSSLLSKKIVLADYSKQSFAINELLKFLVFYPVGEEFLLRGLMLHFLKKKTKYANLIQAIIFGILHLNPIKFIYTTISGIFFGNVRLKPNPIWWIILLHSTFNLVSIFLYKPFMIIVEKIFYLQNMPIITLIIVFIPPLFIFDYTLKQLKNKFNYEKLYKA, encoded by the coding sequence ATGGAAAAAAATATTGAAAAATCTAAAATAAAAGAATTGGGGTTACTAATATTAAATACAGCCTGTTATTCAGCAATAGTTATTACATCTGTAATAATTTTACTTGCCGTTTTAAGTTCTTTATTGTCTAAAAAGATAGTTCTTGCCGATTATTCAAAGCAGTCTTTTGCAATTAATGAATTACTTAAATTTCTAGTATTTTATCCTGTTGGAGAAGAATTTTTATTGAGAGGACTGATGCTTCATTTTTTAAAGAAAAAAACAAAATATGCTAATTTAATTCAGGCTATAATCTTTGGAATACTTCATTTGAATCCGATTAAATTTATATACACAACAATATCAGGCATCTTTTTCGGAAATGTGCGGCTAAAACCCAATCCAATCTGGTGGATAATTTTATTACATTCAACATTCAATCTTGTTTCGATCTTTCTATACAAGCCTTTTATGATTATAGTTGAAAAAATATTTTATCTTCAAAATATGCCGATAATAACATTAATTATCGTATTTATTCCACCTTTATTCATATTTGATTATACTCTTAAACAACTTAAAAATAAATTTAATTATGAAAAACTTTACAAAGCATAA
- a CDS encoding META domain-containing protein — MIKIKKLTGFMIFLLFGMIFISCGKPLKKDIIDKGYILEVGVSNEIDREFAGKMEHSPTYTIFKATEYKDNDIMVQNLKNRTVKAILSPMLSLGNSDYGYYPVYVDNKNYETVYLIYRKDIPDFLKNSFEKGDGFMLKGMEKYSKEKYKDRFSFFSNIEDFEKKIMANEWTLVNIAGFELKNSKISIKLDKGNVVITGKNGKKYSGKYSLKNHRISFEIDNLNNLLKKGSELSDSDKDFLYALSNADVITLMDNEQTLYIEVPESNLIFKKINKK; from the coding sequence ATGATAAAAATTAAAAAATTGACAGGATTTATGATTTTTCTACTTTTTGGAATGATATTTATTTCCTGCGGAAAACCTTTAAAAAAAGACATAATAGACAAGGGATATATATTAGAAGTAGGTGTATCCAATGAGATTGACAGGGAATTTGCCGGAAAAATGGAGCATTCTCCCACTTATACTATTTTCAAAGCGACTGAATATAAGGACAATGATATTATGGTGCAGAATCTCAAAAATAGAACAGTTAAAGCAATCCTTTCGCCTATGCTGTCGTTAGGAAATTCTGATTACGGCTATTATCCTGTCTATGTGGATAACAAAAATTATGAAACTGTATATCTCATATACAGAAAGGATATTCCCGATTTTTTGAAAAACAGCTTTGAAAAAGGGGACGGCTTCATGCTAAAGGGTATGGAAAAATATTCTAAAGAAAAATATAAAGACAGATTTTCATTTTTTAGTAATATCGAAGATTTTGAGAAAAAAATAATGGCTAATGAATGGACACTTGTGAATATTGCAGGGTTTGAACTTAAAAACAGTAAAATTTCAATAAAACTTGATAAAGGAAATGTTGTCATAACGGGAAAAAATGGAAAAAAATATTCGGGAAAATATTCCCTGAAAAATCACAGGATTTCTTTTGAAATAGATAATTTGAATAACCTGCTGAAAAAAGGGAGTGAACTGAGTGACAGTGATAAAGATTTTTTATACGCTTTAAGTAATGCCGATGTAATAACGCTTATGGATAATGAACAAACTCTTTATATCGAAGTTCCTGAAAGCAATCTTATATTTAAAAAAATAAATAAAAAGTAA
- a CDS encoding DUF6683 family protein, producing the protein MKINLKKLFVIAVIGTGLFISQPAQAFYYDMSDSFNYTNNVINSTRNYLLGSEVISHIKKGDYSSKKKSNSKKTTTKTTGSSATSTTAPKTTKANITFKSDGNTRGLDYFVNNYPSKQRGEARTYLKKIQDSFPQVARSVGIPTNDLSSGMAAAIAGAYMAYNNVSLNDSYMKPLQNQLKTVLQGVDDFDKMSNSDKKYIYDQLVIIGMTLAVNQSQNQQNPNAKVTAQLRNAGKQVLEGLLGVSASEVRITSSGLSF; encoded by the coding sequence ATGAAAATAAATTTGAAAAAACTATTTGTTATAGCAGTTATTGGGACAGGTTTATTTATATCACAGCCTGCACAGGCATTTTATTATGATATGTCAGACAGTTTTAACTATACAAACAATGTGATAAATAGTACAAGAAATTATTTACTTGGTAGTGAAGTAATAAGCCACATTAAAAAAGGAGATTATTCTTCAAAGAAAAAATCAAATTCTAAAAAAACAACTACAAAAACAACGGGAAGTTCAGCAACTTCAACTACAGCCCCAAAAACAACAAAAGCAAATATTACTTTTAAATCGGACGGAAATACAAGAGGACTTGATTATTTTGTTAATAACTATCCGTCAAAACAGAGAGGGGAAGCAAGAACATATCTGAAAAAAATTCAGGATTCTTTCCCGCAGGTAGCACGTTCTGTAGGAATACCTACAAATGACCTGTCTTCAGGAATGGCAGCTGCAATAGCAGGAGCATATATGGCATATAACAATGTCAGTCTGAATGACAGTTATATGAAACCTCTGCAAAATCAGTTAAAAACAGTGCTTCAAGGTGTAGATGACTTTGATAAAATGAGTAACAGCGATAAAAAATATATTTACGATCAATTGGTAATAATAGGAATGACTTTGGCTGTAAATCAGTCCCAAAATCAGCAAAATCCAAATGCAAAAGTTACCGCTCAGTTAAGAAATGCAGGAAAACAGGTGCTTGAGGGACTTCTCGGAGTAAGTGCAAGTGAAGTAAGAATAACATCATCAGGACTTTCTTTTTAA